Within the Micromonospora citrea genome, the region GTACGCCGACCCGAACGCGATGAGCGAGGCGCTGGTCGAGGCCGCCGCGCACGCCGGGATCCGGATCACCCTGCTGGACACCTGCTATCTCACCGCCACCGTCGACGGGCAGCCGCTCGCCGGGCCGCAGCGGCGCTTCGGCGACGGCGACGCGCTGCGCTGGGCGGAACGGGCCGCCGCGTTCGCGCCCACCGACGACCACGCCCGCGTGGGCGCCGCGATCCACTCGGTGCGCGCGGTGCCGGCCGGGCAGCTCGCCACGGTGGCCAACTGGGCGGACAGCAGGGGCGCGCCCCTGCACGTGCACCTGTCCGAGCAGCCCGCCGAGAACGACGCCTGCCGGGCCGCCCACGGCCGCACCCCCACCCGGCTGCTCGCCGACCACGGGGCGCTCGGCCCGGACACCACGGCCGTGCACGCCACCCACCTGACCGGCGGCGACCTCACCCTGCTCGCCGACGCCGGCACGGGCGTCTGCCTCTGCCCCACCACCGAGCGGGACCTGGCCGACGGGATCGGCCCGGCCCGGCGCATGGCCGACGTCGGCCTGCCGCTCAGCCTGGGCAGCGACAGCCACGCCGTGGTCGACCTCTTCGAGGAGGCGCGCGCCGTCGAACTGGACGAGCGACTGCGCACCCGCCGCCGCGGCCACTTCGGCGCCGCCGAGCTGCGCGACGCGGCCACCGTGGGCGGCCACGCCGCGCTGGGCTGGCGCGACGCCGGGCGGCTCGCCGTCGGTGCCCGCGCCGACCTGGTGACCGTACGGCTGGACAGCCCGCGCACGGCCGGCGTACCCCCGGTGGGGGTGTTCTTCGCGGCGGGCGCGGCCGACGTCACGCACGTCGTGGTGGACGGCCGGCCGGTGGTGCGCGAGGGCCGGCACCTGACCGTCGACGTGCCGACTGAGCTGACAGCGGCGATCGAGGAGGTGACGTCATGAGCAGCCTGCTGGTCGACGACATCGGCGAGCTGGTGACCAACGACCTCGGGGGCGAGGGCGGCCCGCTGGGCATCCGGCGCGACGTCGCCCTGCTGGTCGAGGACGGGCGGGTGGCCTGGGTCGGACCGGCCCGCGACGCGCCAGCCGCCGACCGGCGCCTGGACGCGCGGGGCGCCGCCGTGCTGCCCGGCTTCGTCGACAGCCACGCCCACCTGGTCTTCGCCGGGGACCGGGCCGCCGAGTTCGCCGCCCGGATGGCCGGGCAGCCGTACACCGGCGGCGGCATCCGGACCACGGTCGGCGCCACCCGGGCCGCCAACGACGACGAGCTGCGGGCCACCGTGCGCCGGCTGCGCGACGAGGCGCTGCGGCAGGGCACCACCACGATCGAGATCAAGAGCGGGTACGGCCTCACCGTCGCCGACGAGGCCCGCTCGCTGCGGATCGCCGCCGAGGTCAGCGAGGAGACCACCTTCCTCGGCGCCCACGTGGTCCCCGCCGAGTACGCCGACCGCCCCGACGACTACGTGGGTCTGGTGTGCGGGCCGATGCTGGCCGCCGCCGCGCCGCACGCGCGCTGGGTCGACGTCTTCTGCGAGCGGGGCGCCTTCGACGCCGACCATACCCGGGCGATCCTGACCTGCGGGCAGGCCGCCGGGCTGGGCGTGCGGGTGCACGCCAACCAGCTCGGCCCCGGCCCGGGCGTCCGGCTCGGCGTGGAACTGGGCGCGGCGAGCGTCGACCACTGCACCCATCTGACCGACGCCGACGTCGACGCGCTGGCCTCGACCCGGGTCGGCGACACGTCCGACGGGGGCGGGCACACCGCCACCGTGGCGACCCTGCTGCCCGGCGCCGAGTTCTCGACCCGCTCGCCCTACCCGGACGCCCGCCGGCTGCTCGACGCCGGGGTCACCGTGGCACTGGCGACCGACTGCAACCCCGGCTCGTCGTACACCTCGTCGATGCCGTTCTGCGTGGCGCTCGCCGTACGCGAGATGCGGATGACCCCGGCGGAGGCCGTCTGGGCGGCGACCGCCGGCGGCGCGCGGGCGCTGCGCCGCGACGACGTCGGGGTGCTCCGGCCCGGGGCCCGGGCCGACCTCGTGATCCTCGACGCCCCGTCCCACCTGCACCTGGCCTACCGGCCGGGTGTGCCACTGATCCGCCAGGTCCTGCGCAACGGAGTCCCCCAATGACGCCTGTCTCCATCCTGCCCACCGGCATCTCCCCCGCGGACGTGCTCGCCGTGGCGCGCGGCACCGCCAAGGTCGTGCTCGACCCGGCCGCCGTGGACGCGATGACCACCAGCCGGTCCATCGTGGACGGCATCGAGGCCGCCGGCCGGCCGGTCTACGGCGTCTCCACCGGCTTCGGCGCGCTGGCGAACACCTTCGTCGCGCCGGAGCGGCGCGCCGAGCTGCAGCACGCGCTGATCCGCTCGCACGCCGCCGGGGTCGGCGCGCCGATGCCGCGCGAGGTGGTGCGGGCGATGATGCTGCTGCGGGCCCGCTCGCTGGCGCTCGGCCGCTCCGGGGTCCGGCCGCTGGTCGCCGAGGCGCTGGTCGACCTGCTCAACCACGACGTGACGCCGTGGGTGCCCGAGCACGGCTCGCTGGGCGCCTCCGGCGACCTGGCGCCGCTGGCGCACTGCGCGCTGGTGCTGCTCGGCGAGGGGTGGGTGCTCGGCCCGGCCGGCGAGCGGGTGCCCGCCGCCGACGCGCTGCGCCAGGCGGGGCTGACGCCCGTCGAGCTGGCCGCGAAGGAGGGGCTGGCGCTGATCAACGGCACCGACGGCATGCTCGGCATGCTGCTGCTGGCGATCCACGACGCCGCGCACCTGTTCACGATGGCCGACGTCACCGCCGCCCTCGCCATCGAGGCGATGCTCGGCTCGGAGCGGCCGTTCCTGCCGGAGCTGCACGCCATCCGGCCGCACCCCGGCCAGTCGACCTCGGCGGCGAACATCCACCGGCTGCTCCAGGACT harbors:
- a CDS encoding formimidoylglutamate deiminase, whose translation is MTATRWLAEYAWLPEHAEPTADVLIETADGRITGVTPLTGGPGVTTGVEVLGDAVRLPGLTLPGLANAHSHAFHRALRGRTHGGRGDFWTWRDRMYAVAARLDPDSYLALARAVYAEMALAGITCVGEFHYLHHDPDGTPYADPNAMSEALVEAAAHAGIRITLLDTCYLTATVDGQPLAGPQRRFGDGDALRWAERAAAFAPTDDHARVGAAIHSVRAVPAGQLATVANWADSRGAPLHVHLSEQPAENDACRAAHGRTPTRLLADHGALGPDTTAVHATHLTGGDLTLLADAGTGVCLCPTTERDLADGIGPARRMADVGLPLSLGSDSHAVVDLFEEARAVELDERLRTRRRGHFGAAELRDAATVGGHAALGWRDAGRLAVGARADLVTVRLDSPRTAGVPPVGVFFAAGAADVTHVVVDGRPVVREGRHLTVDVPTELTAAIEEVTS
- the hutI gene encoding imidazolonepropionase, with translation MSSLLVDDIGELVTNDLGGEGGPLGIRRDVALLVEDGRVAWVGPARDAPAADRRLDARGAAVLPGFVDSHAHLVFAGDRAAEFAARMAGQPYTGGGIRTTVGATRAANDDELRATVRRLRDEALRQGTTTIEIKSGYGLTVADEARSLRIAAEVSEETTFLGAHVVPAEYADRPDDYVGLVCGPMLAAAAPHARWVDVFCERGAFDADHTRAILTCGQAAGLGVRVHANQLGPGPGVRLGVELGAASVDHCTHLTDADVDALASTRVGDTSDGGGHTATVATLLPGAEFSTRSPYPDARRLLDAGVTVALATDCNPGSSYTSSMPFCVALAVREMRMTPAEAVWAATAGGARALRRDDVGVLRPGARADLVILDAPSHLHLAYRPGVPLIRQVLRNGVPQ
- the hutH gene encoding histidine ammonia-lyase: MTPVSILPTGISPADVLAVARGTAKVVLDPAAVDAMTTSRSIVDGIEAAGRPVYGVSTGFGALANTFVAPERRAELQHALIRSHAAGVGAPMPREVVRAMMLLRARSLALGRSGVRPLVAEALVDLLNHDVTPWVPEHGSLGASGDLAPLAHCALVLLGEGWVLGPAGERVPAADALRQAGLTPVELAAKEGLALINGTDGMLGMLLLAIHDAAHLFTMADVTAALAIEAMLGSERPFLPELHAIRPHPGQSTSAANIHRLLQDSRVMDSHRDDLAHAVQDAYSMRCAPQVAGAARDTLDFVRTVADRELVSVVDNPVVLPDGRVESTGNFHGAPLGFAADFLAIAAAEVGAIAERRVDRLLDVTRSRELPAFLSPDAGVNSGLMIAQYTAAGVVAENRRLAAPASVDSLPTSGMQEDHVSMGWAAAKKLRTVLDNLTSLLAVELLAAVRGLQLRAPLVPSPAGRAAVAALAGIAGEPGPDVFLAPLMEAARAVVAGPELRAAIEREIGPLG